The following coding sequences are from one Hyphomicrobiales bacterium window:
- the frr gene encoding ribosome recycling factor — translation MSEEIDLGDLERRMQGAVASLKSEFGGLRTGRASSSLVEPIMVEAYGSMMPMTQVATVSVPEPRMISINVWDKGTLIAVEKAIRQSNLGLNPVVDGTNIRLPIPELNEERRTELTKVAQKYAEQARIAIRHVRRDGLDSIKKADGLSEDDVRSKSDQVQKLTDRFVGEVDKMLASKETEIMQI, via the coding sequence ATGAGTGAAGAGATCGATCTTGGCGACCTTGAACGGCGCATGCAGGGGGCGGTGGCAAGCCTCAAATCTGAGTTTGGTGGTTTGCGCACCGGTCGAGCGTCTTCCAGCTTGGTCGAACCAATCATGGTCGAGGCCTATGGCAGCATGATGCCGATGACCCAGGTGGCTACGGTCAGCGTGCCAGAACCGCGCATGATTTCGATCAACGTTTGGGACAAAGGCACCTTAATTGCGGTCGAAAAGGCCATACGGCAGTCGAATCTAGGCCTCAATCCGGTGGTGGATGGCACCAATATTCGCCTTCCCATCCCCGAGCTCAACGAAGAACGTCGGACCGAATTGACCAAGGTCGCCCAAAAATATGCCGAGCAGGCTCGGATCGCCATCCGCCACGTTCGCCGCGACGGTTTGGACAGCATTAAGAAAGCTGACGGACTTTCCGAGGATGATGTCCGCAGCAAATCTGATCAGGTGCAAAAACTGACGGATCGTTTTGTTGGCGAGGTCGACAAGATGCTCGCATCCAAAGAAACGGAGATCATGCAGATCTAG
- the rpsB gene encoding 30S ribosomal protein S2: MALPAFTMRQLLEAGAHFGHQTHRWNPRMGTYIFGERNGVHILDLGQTAPMLQRALQAVSDVLADGGRILFVGTKRQAAEPIAEAARNCAQYYVNSRWLGGMLTNWNTISNSIKRLKHLEEILANPESGLTKKERLLRTRERDKLERALGGIKNMPGLPSMMFVIDTNKESIAIKEANRLGIPVVAVVDTNCNPDGITFPIPGNDDAGRSVALFCDLISRAALDGIGRNKTGMGIDLGATEETPVEPALEEVAAEEAPAEAAAEEAAPVAEEAAAAEATAEAPAEEKPSA; this comes from the coding sequence ATGGCACTTCCTGCCTTCACCATGCGTCAGCTTCTGGAAGCTGGCGCCCATTTTGGACACCAAACCCACCGCTGGAACCCACGTATGGGGACCTACATTTTCGGTGAGCGTAACGGCGTCCACATTCTCGATCTTGGTCAGACCGCTCCGATGTTGCAGCGCGCGCTGCAGGCGGTTTCCGATGTGCTGGCCGATGGTGGCCGCATTCTTTTCGTCGGCACCAAGCGCCAGGCTGCTGAGCCGATCGCTGAAGCGGCGCGCAATTGCGCTCAGTATTATGTAAATTCCCGCTGGCTCGGCGGCATGCTGACCAACTGGAACACGATTTCCAATTCGATCAAGCGCTTGAAGCATCTGGAAGAGATTCTGGCCAACCCTGAGTCGGGTCTTACCAAGAAAGAGCGCCTGCTGCGCACCCGTGAGCGCGACAAACTTGAGCGCGCGCTTGGTGGTATCAAGAACATGCCGGGCCTGCCCTCCATGATGTTTGTGATCGACACCAACAAAGAGTCGATTGCTATCAAGGAAGCCAATCGCTTGGGTATCCCGGTGGTTGCCGTTGTTGACACCAACTGCAACCCCGACGGCATCACCTTCCCGATCCCCGGCAATGATGATGCGGGCCGATCGGTGGCGCTGTTTTGCGATCTGATTTCGCGCGCCGCACTTGACGGCATCGGTCGCAACAAAACCGGCATGGGCATCGATCTGGGCGCGACGGAAGAAACGCCGGTTGAGCCGGCTTTGGAAGAAGTAGCTGCTGAAGAAGCGCCAGCTGAGGCTGCCGCTGAAGAGGCCGCACCCGTGGCTGAGGAAGCTGCTGCGGCTGAAGCCACAGCCGAAGCGCCCGCTGAAGAAAAGCCCAGCGCTTAG
- a CDS encoding isoprenyl transferase produces MNPPSSAARLQDFDEDTFAVPSATDGLGYVPAHIGIIMDGNGRWAERKGLPRVEGHRRGVEALRQAVRDVGERGVKYLTLFAFSSENWKRPKAEVRDLLMLLRVFIKRDLGELKANGVKVRVIGEREDLAPDIRELLEHAETVTRDGRNLFLNIAFNYGGRDEIVRAARKLAEQAAKGVLDADAITSDLFERALDTCGSPDPDLIIRTSGEMRLSNFLLWQAAYAEFVFTETLWPDFNAVALDGALEEFRRRDRRFGGRASAVQVAAE; encoded by the coding sequence ATGAACCCACCGTCATCCGCCGCACGTCTTCAGGACTTTGACGAGGACACGTTCGCTGTTCCCTCGGCGACCGATGGTCTCGGTTATGTGCCGGCGCATATCGGTATCATCATGGATGGCAATGGACGCTGGGCCGAACGTAAGGGCTTGCCACGTGTCGAGGGCCATCGGCGCGGCGTCGAAGCGCTGCGCCAGGCGGTGCGCGATGTTGGCGAGCGCGGGGTGAAGTATCTCACGCTTTTCGCGTTCTCGTCAGAAAACTGGAAGCGCCCAAAGGCCGAAGTCCGTGACCTGCTCATGCTTTTGCGCGTGTTCATCAAACGCGACCTTGGCGAGCTCAAAGCCAATGGCGTCAAGGTTCGGGTCATCGGCGAGCGCGAAGACCTGGCGCCTGACATTCGCGAACTGCTTGAGCATGCCGAGACCGTGACTCGCGATGGCCGCAACCTTTTTCTCAACATTGCCTTCAATTATGGCGGGCGTGATGAAATCGTCCGTGCGGCGCGCAAGCTGGCTGAACAGGCGGCAAAAGGCGTTCTTGATGCAGACGCCATCACATCGGACCTTTTTGAGCGCGCGCTTGATACCTGCGGATCACCGGACCCTGATTTGATCATCCGCACCAGCGGTGAAATGCGCCTTTCCAATTTTCTGCTCTGGCAGGCCGCCTATGCTGAGTTCGTATTCACTGAAACGCTTTGGCCCGATTTCAATGCCGTGGCGCTGGACGGTGCCTTGGAAGAATTTCGACGTCGCGACCGGCGTTTTGGTGGCCGGGCAAGCGCCGTCCAAGTGGCTGCTGAGTAA
- a CDS encoding phosphatidate cytidylyltransferase, with translation MSELTKRVLSGVVLMAVALVTTWTGGLVLVVAFSVLSFFVLSEWERLTGPNSQRRLVLGMMVVAVAASVAFFFGPVAAMAVGIGSLFVALGAALLESPKRWSLTGVSYATWLVVSLVSLRGHDSVGLSAILFVFAAVWATDIAAYFGGRTIGGPKLMPSVSPNKTWSGAISGALAAMIICVGYIAWADVHVSARTTGHAMTWVSVAYIGLMALVLSVASQAGDLFESGLKRRFGAKDSGTLLPGHGGFMDRVDGLVFASAAAFLIGLSLKGQGTVAEGLLTLGAV, from the coding sequence ATGTCTGAACTGACAAAGCGCGTGCTCTCCGGCGTCGTCTTGATGGCGGTCGCGTTGGTGACGACATGGACCGGCGGTTTGGTCCTCGTCGTTGCCTTTTCGGTGCTTAGCTTTTTCGTCTTGAGCGAGTGGGAACGATTGACGGGGCCGAACTCCCAGCGCCGCCTCGTGCTTGGCATGATGGTTGTCGCCGTGGCCGCCTCGGTCGCCTTCTTTTTCGGCCCTGTCGCGGCAATGGCCGTCGGTATCGGCTCTCTGTTCGTCGCGCTGGGTGCTGCTCTTCTGGAAAGCCCCAAACGGTGGTCGCTGACCGGGGTTTCTTACGCGACTTGGTTGGTGGTGAGCCTTGTCAGCCTGCGCGGCCATGACAGCGTCGGCCTTTCGGCCATTCTGTTTGTGTTTGCGGCCGTTTGGGCAACCGACATCGCCGCTTATTTCGGCGGGCGCACCATTGGTGGCCCAAAGCTGATGCCCTCGGTCTCACCCAATAAAACCTGGTCCGGCGCCATTTCAGGAGCGTTGGCGGCCATGATCATTTGCGTTGGCTACATCGCCTGGGCGGATGTCCATGTTTCGGCCCGCACCACCGGTCATGCCATGACCTGGGTCTCTGTAGCCTATATTGGTCTTATGGCATTGGTCTTAAGCGTTGCATCGCAAGCCGGTGATCTTTTTGAGTCGGGGCTGAAACGTCGTTTTGGCGCAAAAGACTCCGGTACGCTGCTTCCAGGTCATGGAGGGTTCATGGATCGCGTCGATGGGCTGGTGTTTGCCAGCGCTGCTGCGTTCTTGATCGGGCTATCCCTGAAAGGGCAGGGCACAGTGGCCGAAGGCCTGCTCACGCTGGGGGCAGTCTGA
- a CDS encoding UMP kinase, whose protein sequence is MVADSAPRYLLKLSGEALAGSQGFGHDAATMKRIAGEIADCASKGAQLAIVVGGGNIIRGARMAAEGGDRVAGDHMGMLGTLINGIAMREAIREAGAKANLFSGFPAPTMCETFSQRAVTAALDAGEVVVLAGGTGSPFFTTDTGAALRAAEIGADAVLKATQVDGVYSADPKKDPSATRYAKLTLDEALAKGLQVMDTAALALARDNALPIVVFSIHQPGALSGVVAGEDVGSRITP, encoded by the coding sequence ATGGTGGCTGATTCTGCTCCCCGTTATCTGCTGAAATTGTCCGGCGAGGCGCTGGCCGGCTCGCAAGGCTTTGGCCATGATGCAGCGACGATGAAGCGCATTGCCGGTGAAATAGCCGATTGCGCCAGCAAAGGTGCGCAGCTGGCGATCGTTGTCGGTGGCGGCAACATCATTCGCGGCGCACGCATGGCCGCCGAAGGCGGAGACCGTGTTGCCGGCGACCATATGGGCATGCTTGGCACGCTCATTAACGGCATTGCGATGCGCGAGGCGATCCGCGAGGCGGGCGCAAAGGCCAACCTTTTCTCTGGTTTCCCTGCGCCCACTATGTGCGAGACCTTTTCCCAGCGCGCCGTCACCGCCGCCCTTGATGCCGGCGAAGTCGTTGTCTTGGCCGGTGGCACGGGTAGTCCGTTTTTCACCACCGACACGGGCGCCGCCTTGCGAGCGGCTGAGATTGGTGCCGATGCCGTGTTGAAGGCGACACAGGTTGACGGTGTTTACAGCGCCGATCCGAAAAAGGACCCGAGCGCTACGCGCTATGCCAAACTGACCCTCGATGAGGCCTTAGCCAAAGGGTTGCAGGTGATGGACACCGCTGCCCTTGCCCTGGCGCGCGATAACGCTCTACCCATTGTCGTGTTTTCGATTCATCAGCCAGGTGCGCTCAGCGGCGTTGTGGCAGGTGAAGATGTTGGCTCGCGGATCACGCCTTAA
- a CDS encoding 1-deoxy-D-xylulose-5-phosphate reductoisomerase, whose translation MPNSNTTRSIAILGATGSIGDSTTDIILANRERFRVTTLVGHSNVDKLAERAIKLNAERAVVADEQHYQALKERLAGTPIDVAAGRGAVIDAAAESADLVVCAMVGSPGIEPAMAAIQAGNTVALANKEALVCAGPVMMKLAADKGVRILPLDSEHSALFQVFEEKNHTQIEAITVTASGGPFRTWDKKRIRFATLTDALNHPNWTMGQKVTIDSATLANKGLEVIEAHHLFAVGPDAIKVVVHPQSIVHGMVHYTDGSVLAQLGMPDMRTPIAAALAWPNRYPAPQVDRLDLAMLGQLDFEPPDLDRFPMLGLAFDAMREGGPAPALFNAANEVAVRAFVDGRCAFHEIATIVAMTMDKALGDLSAGAFASLDDVLSADQHGQHLANAIVEDQLHRISAPS comes from the coding sequence ATGCCAAACAGCAACACGACCCGCTCGATTGCCATCCTTGGCGCCACCGGTTCGATCGGTGACAGCACCACCGACATCATCTTGGCCAACCGCGAGCGGTTCCGTGTGACGACGCTGGTCGGCCATTCCAATGTCGATAAGCTCGCAGAACGCGCCATAAAGCTTAATGCGGAGCGCGCCGTTGTCGCCGATGAGCAGCACTATCAGGCCTTGAAAGAGCGCCTAGCTGGAACGCCGATCGATGTAGCGGCCGGGCGGGGCGCTGTTATCGACGCCGCCGCTGAGTCGGCTGACTTGGTCGTCTGCGCCATGGTGGGTTCGCCTGGCATTGAGCCTGCGATGGCGGCCATCCAGGCGGGCAACACGGTGGCGCTCGCTAACAAGGAGGCCTTGGTGTGTGCCGGACCCGTGATGATGAAGCTTGCCGCCGACAAAGGCGTGAGGATCCTGCCGCTCGACTCCGAGCACAGCGCGCTGTTTCAGGTCTTTGAAGAAAAAAATCATACGCAGATCGAAGCAATCACTGTCACAGCGTCCGGTGGGCCATTTCGTACATGGGACAAGAAGCGAATCCGCTTTGCCACCCTCACGGACGCGCTGAATCACCCCAACTGGACGATGGGTCAGAAGGTGACCATCGACTCAGCCACTTTGGCCAATAAGGGCCTGGAAGTGATTGAGGCGCATCACCTTTTCGCCGTTGGCCCGGATGCCATCAAGGTTGTCGTACACCCCCAATCGATCGTCCATGGTATGGTCCATTACACCGATGGATCGGTCCTGGCGCAGCTTGGCATGCCCGATATGCGCACGCCCATTGCGGCGGCGCTGGCTTGGCCCAATCGGTATCCCGCGCCGCAGGTTGATCGGCTTGATTTAGCGATGCTTGGTCAACTGGATTTCGAACCGCCAGACTTGGACCGCTTTCCGATGCTGGGTCTTGCCTTTGATGCAATGCGCGAAGGCGGCCCGGCCCCGGCCCTGTTCAACGCCGCCAATGAGGTGGCGGTGAGGGCGTTTGTGGATGGCCGCTGCGCGTTCCACGAAATCGCCACCATTGTCGCGATGACCATGGACAAGGCCCTGGGTGACCTGTCGGCAGGGGCATTTGCCTCGCTCGATGACGTGCTGTCGGCGGATCAGCATGGTCAACACCTTGCTAACGCTATCGTCGAGGACCAATTGCACCGGATAAGCGCGCCAAGCTAA
- a CDS encoding elongation factor Ts — protein sequence MAAITAAAVKELRETTGAGMMDCKAALVETGGDMEAAVDYLRTKGLARAAKKASRVAAEGLVGLFADGKQAAMIELNSETDFVARNEQFQGLVMGVAKTALGTDGSVDAVQAATLDGSDKTVEASIKDAVATIGENMNLRRVAKLSVNEGVVASYVHSAVAPGLGKIGVLVAMESSGNQEALAGIGRQVAMHVAATTPLSLSVDDMDPAVVERERHVFSEQARESGKPENIIEKMVEGRIRKFFEESVLLNQSFVMNPDVTVAQAIKDAEGDVGAPINMTAFALFKLGDGIEKEEANFAAEVAAVAQG from the coding sequence ATGGCCGCAATCACCGCAGCCGCCGTGAAAGAACTGCGCGAAACCACAGGCGCAGGCATGATGGATTGTAAGGCCGCGTTGGTGGAAACCGGCGGCGACATGGAAGCCGCTGTTGATTACCTGCGCACCAAAGGCCTTGCCCGCGCTGCCAAGAAGGCAAGCCGCGTTGCGGCCGAAGGTCTTGTTGGTTTGTTTGCCGATGGCAAGCAGGCTGCGATGATCGAGCTCAACTCCGAAACCGACTTTGTTGCCCGCAACGAGCAGTTTCAGGGCCTGGTGATGGGCGTTGCTAAAACGGCCCTCGGCACCGACGGTTCGGTTGATGCTGTGCAGGCAGCAACGCTCGATGGTTCGGACAAAACGGTCGAAGCCAGCATCAAGGATGCCGTTGCCACCATTGGCGAGAACATGAACCTGCGCCGTGTCGCCAAGCTTTCGGTGAACGAAGGCGTGGTCGCAAGTTACGTGCACTCCGCTGTCGCGCCGGGACTTGGCAAGATCGGTGTGCTGGTCGCGATGGAGTCGTCAGGCAACCAGGAAGCGCTGGCCGGCATCGGTCGTCAGGTTGCGATGCACGTCGCCGCCACCACGCCATTGTCGCTGTCGGTTGACGACATGGACCCAGCGGTCGTGGAGCGCGAGCGTCACGTGTTTTCCGAGCAGGCACGCGAGTCGGGCAAGCCGGAAAACATCATCGAGAAGATGGTCGAAGGCCGCATCCGTAAGTTCTTCGAAGAAAGCGTTCTCCTGAACCAGTCCTTCGTCATGAACCCGGACGTGACTGTTGCCCAGGCGATCAAAGATGCCGAGGGCGATGTCGGCGCGCCGATCAATATGACCGCGTTCGCGCTCTTCAAGCTTGGTGATGGTATCGAGAAGGAAGAAGCCAACTTCGCCGCTGAAGTGGCAGCCGTCGCTCAAGGCTAA